GATTCTTGGGGAGAAATTGGAGTTGGGTTTCAAGGATATCGTGGAAGATAGCATGTCCTGCAGCAGTTGTTGGTGAAACTGGGAAAAAAAAGGCGTCTTCGGACCGAAGTTTGGACGGATAGGAACATGCGGTCGATGACTGCCCAACTTGGTTAAATCCAGTTTTCGGTTTCTGACTTTCTGGTACAAAGCCacggaaaaggggaaaaaaatccaaacaataaaaagagaaaaaccgatttccaaaaaaataataataataataataatctgaTCCTTACTCGTTACTTGGGTAAGCAACAATGTAGCATGCAAATCCATATGCGATAGCTTTTCGTTACTTTGGCTATCACATGTCTCGTTGGTGGGAAGTCAAGAGTTCAAATCTTGACTTTCATAAAAAATTGCCACTTAATGTGGTTTCTCTAATATTTATGTGAGTGTTTAATGCAGTTGTATGGTCCGATATTGATTCAATTCCTGTCAATTTCTCGTGATTCTGTTGGATCGTCTCCTAATATAGGATTAGGAGTGGGAGTAGATATACTTGGTGATAacggaccaaaaaaaaaaaaaaagagagatagcTTCTTGTAGTTGGACTTTCCTGAAAACCGAGAGTCCAATCAGAATTTTTAAGCTTCCCAATTCGAATTCGATTGAAAGAAAACAGGAATCTTCCTAATCCTATTTAATACtgataaaaagagaaaaggaaacttACCAACATAATAAGGAAAGACGAATGAGCTGTTTAGATACTTCGCCATCAACCGCACTAGGTTAAATTTCACTTTATGTAGATGTCATGAAGCAGGAATTCAAGCAGAAGAAGTAAGTTAAAGACGTGATTTTCAGCAAAGAAGtcgtgaaaagaaaaatagaggtCGTGATAGAAGATGTGGAAGTAGAAGCAGTCTTTCTTTGGGAATCAACTCAATAAACGTGATTGCAGCAACAGTAGTCCTATAACAGATTTCTCACTAAACCTCTGTAGGTGGCCAGGGAGGGGAAGACGATGATGGAAAAGGCAAGGTTAAGAACAAGAAGCCGAGAAAGAGCAAAGGAACCAAGGCATAATTATGTAACTGGCCTGTTAAACAAATATAATATTATTGCTCATCTTCATGGTATTCAGGAAACCTTGGTAGATGGCTGCAGCGGAGGGATAACCTTTGGTTTTCACCAGCAATGAGGAAATTATTTTCGGAGTAAAAATAGTGATAAAAGAGTTCATTTAACAAACATGCTCAAATGCATTGAAAGAAGCTTGGACCTCATTacctttacattttttttttttttttttgtatccaAGCAGACAACCTACGCTAGCATCAGTCTTGTAACAGCTGCCGATTCCTCATTAATGACATCTTGGCTTGTTCTTCAAcgagtgaaaaaaagaaaaaagagcctaaaattcttcaacttttatgTTGTTCGAGTATTACTACTACTATCTATGATTTACTATTTAAAATATCTTTGGTATTGTTTAGCTTCTGAATTGTTTATCTTCGTAGTTGTGTTACCATATGGACTTGAGGTAGCTTGTGTGCCTTTTCAAGTCATCGAGATTAATATGCCTCGTAGAATAGTTGCTTTGGATTGTGATCGAAAAGGTTCAGTGATATAGGTCGCAGAAAGCTAAAAGCATGAATGCAGGCAGAGCACAAACTGAAACTGGGTTCTTATGCAATTTACTGAGTAGGAAAACAGACAAATTAACCATTGACTGATATCAGCAACTGCGTTTAAAAAGTTAATGGTTTTCCATCACTGCGTCTGACCACCAAGAAAGTATCATTGAACGTACACGGTAACACAGACTCACAATTTTCAGGTTCTGATCTTGTCTCTTTTGCTCGTCTTTGCGAAACGTGAACAATACAAAAACACATAActcgaaaaggaaaattttcttgtgaAGTTTTTCCAGTCCAATCCGGCAAAAGGAGATGCTAGTAGCCTACTATGCTCTTTAGTTTTGCTGTTAAATATGATTCAACCTTGTAATGAAGTGAACTGaccagtaaaaaaaaaaatcattagtcATGAGCTACATTAGTCACTTTGTGACAGGACCAAATGGACAGAATTTTCTTCTGTTGGTTTGCACTTTGAAGGAGTCCTGAAATCTAACATTGACAAGTAAACTTATCTCGGTATATTTTAATCACTTGCCGACTATGTTCCTTCCCCCCAAAGAAAAGCgcaaaagaaaaatggtgaagatGCATCAAACCTGTTCTTCCgtgtcaaatttttcattttagcTTTAGCCAACGTTttgctccaaaagtcaaaagaGCGCACCCAAAGATACTTGTAGTAGGTATAGAATGCTAAATGATTGgatccatctctctctctctctagtctATGTATAAGCAAATATACTTAAACCTTTGAAACCCTATCTTCATAAAGCCTAGTCTGAGTTTGTGGGGTATTTTCAGTGTTAAGATGGTACTGCAGACATTAGACATTGTAAAGAATGAAATTCCAATAGAGGAAGAATCAGTAGTTATAAGTGAAGATACTAACGCTGGTTTAGTTCTTGTGGACATCATCAATGGCTTCTGCACTGTCGGAGCTGGCAATCTGGTACCTATTGATCAGTCCTTGTACTCCTTTAGACACTTCTcttcttctgtttttttttttttccgttaccaggattttttttttcacaaaaaaaggAACTTCTCTTCGTTGTTCAGTGATCTGTGTACATATCCAGATTTCGGGGCTCATAGTACTCATTCATAGTTGTACGTATTCCTATCTTGTTTGTGCGTGTTTTGTTCAGGCCCCAAGGGAGGCTAGCCGGCAGATTTCTCAAATGATCGATGAATCAGCAAAGCTAGCTAGAGTCTTCTGTGATAACAAGTGGCCAGTTCTGGCCTTTCTTGACTCGCACCATCCTGACAGGCTCGAGCACCCGTATCCCCCTCACTGCATCAGCGGTACAGATGAGTCCAATTTGGTTCCTGGTATGGTTACTGAATCAAGACTGGTCATGTATAATTTCCCTTTCTGTTTGataccaatattcaaaacatTAAATCGAAGCTTAATCTGAGAAATACTACTGAAACAACTTCAATTTCAAACTCGTTGGCCGTGGCCATGATGTCATTTGCATGTATGTTTGTTTGCAGCTTTACGATGGCTAGAGAAAGAACCAAATGTAATAATCAGGCGTAAAGATTGCTACGATGGTTATATAGGCTCATTTCAGGAAGATGGTTCGAATGTGTTCGTCGATTGGGTTAAGAAAAACAACATACAAGTTGTAAGTGTAATATCCCAATTGAAAGTTTGGAAGGATTTCTCATCACCGTTTTGCTACTCAAGACATAACTTATCAAACATGATGAATTTAATCTGACTGATATAATTTGTGCCCAGCTATTGGTTGTAGGGATATGTACAGATATTTGCGTGCTGGATTTTGTTTGCTCGACTTTATCAGCTAAAACCCGAGGTCTTCTTACGCCTTTGGAGGAAGTGGTGGTGTACTCTCGGGGATGCGCCACCTTTGACTTTCCAGCTTCCATGGCCAAAAACGCCAAAGACGTGCTTGCTCATCCTCAGGTATTTTTACAAACGCAGTCTTTTATTCAAAAGCATACTCCATATGACCCTTCTCGGATAACAATTATAGATTCTTGATATTCTCACTCTAAATTATTCCTAAGAATTTCAGCAGATATTGTTGAATTTCTCGTCTCTTTGACACTTATACCTGCCCCACTTATGGTGCTTCCTAAGGATTTTATGCTGACCAATGCGTTCCTTAGCAGCTTTTCTTACTACTCTAGAAAATATCCGTGAACGAACTTACCTCTTCAGCTCCTTACCTCTTCAGCTCCCGGAGCTTCCAAGGAATATAAGCTTGACCATTTTCTTCCATGGCAGGAGCTGATGCACCACGTTGGCCTTTACATGGCCAAGGGAAGGGGAGCCAAGATAGCAAGAGAAGTGTCAATTGGTGCAGTCAAGAATGCGTGACTCACTACCGGCAACCCTTGTACTGCCTACCAAGGCGCCGCTACTCTTAATTGCTTTTGTTTGGCTATCATTTATACCACCCTTGTGCTACGCTCCTCGAAAAGCGTGTACGCTCAGAGACAGCGTGTGTTGCACCATTTAAGCTTCTTGTCGGCTATGAATGAGAACCATTTTCTTGTTGGATATTAACAAGACATGCATGCTAATAACCAGCTCTTGTACCCTCGGAAAGTTCCAGAGTATGGTCTGATTTGAGCCATTTATGACTCGTTTTTCTGGGTTGGACGTACGAATAATGGCTTAGAATAAATCCTCCACCGTAAAAAGCCTATTTCCACAAGGCCCTAGATCTGCAATCATCTCATACTGGAAATCTCTCGAACCACACGAGATCGTGTTTTGCATTACAGAACCCAAGACCAAATGAACAAAAAGGTGAGAATGTCAAGTTAGTTTAACCTGAAAGATGGTAGATTGCAACAGCATACATTTTTTTAGCACTTGAATGTCATAAAGATGAGGGATAAACATTAAAATTGCACATTCCTATTTACTAAAACTCCAGCCAAATTCCATTTTCAAATAGATATTCACATCCTATGTACATTTCCGGCATGGAAGCTAACCGAAAACCAGAGCGGCAACGCCCTAAGAAATTGCCGCACCAGAAAATTTGGGGACTCCTCGAACCTCTAGTTAAAAGTTCGGTAGTTAGTTTCATGATATTTCTCTGTCTCATAAGCGTCAGATGTATTCATCCAAGTCTTGCCAATTAGTTGAAACCATCCAGCTTTCTTTCTGCAGTGATACTCGAAGGACTTCATAACAGTAAAGATCATCTAAACTGcaaaacaaatatatatatatatatatatacacacacacacacacacagagataTATTAAAAGTCTTCTTTGCATCATCTGTCAGTGGAACCCATTGGCTATCAAGTGCATATGTGgaagttacaaaaaaaaaaaaaaaaaactcctgtGATGCTCAGTTGAATGAACCTACCCATCAGACTAGTAATAAGACTGCAAAAGCATGAACAGCGTCAAATCTATGTACAAGCAGACTTCACCGGTGCAGCCTCAGCCGATTGAAAAACACCAAAAAATGGAATTCAGGGGCCCAATACACGAACCCAACCACAGGCCCCCCTTTAATGTACTGCAAGGATTTGTTAAAGGAACATTTCATGAGTCCAACAGCTGAGGAAAGATACATTTTATGGAAAGATGGAAAATAAAGCAAATGCAACTGCAGAAGTTGATAAGCAACGGGAACCTTTCCATCCAAAATGACAAGTTCACCATCAACCCATCGAGGGTTGCGAAACCCAGGCTCAGCCAGCCTGCCTTGTCCCCTATAACGAGCAACCTACATCAACAGTACAGGTACGAATAACATAATACATGTACaattagagttttttttttaaatattcttttggggTTAAGATGCAATAGAAAATAAGAATCGATGCACCATATAATCTGGTTACTAGTGTATAAGTATTGTACAAttgatggaaaagaaaaatcaagtaAAAGAAGAAAGATAGTAAACAAATTGATTTTCTAAAAAGCAACATACCACCCCAAATTCTTCTGGAATTATCCCTTTGTGAGGGAGCTGATATCTGTTTCCAACTTTGGCACGGAAGGCTATCTGCAACGAGTATATGATAAACAGAAAAATTAGGATGCCACAATTTTTTTCaactaaataaaacacaagCCTAGCATGTTGAATAAGTAATGAAAATCCACAAGCAAGTTAAGCAGCAAATGAGTTTTACATCACAGGGCATCCTTGGCTGATTAGAGCTCTTCCACATGGGGGTGAGCAGGATAGCCCAAAGCCCTCATCACCAAATAGACACACACagtacacacacacatacacacagaGCTCAAAACCTGAGCCAAACAATGTCAGACAGATAACTGGTATCAACAATAGAAAATTACCTGGCCAGCTGGCACATAAGGATCCCCCGTCAGTTTTACTGCCTCGACATATTCATAGAACCCAACATTGGGAGGCTCCTCCTTTCGGCCATCTTCTTTCCACTGACCAAATTTGCGCCTCAAATGGATAACCTCCGAAGTATAGAGCCCATGGGCACCTATATATAGTCCTGAGAAATGTACAACATGCTTTCTGAACTTGTCCAGAATGTGGCTAAAATGATGCGCTGAGAAGAGCAGAGCAACAAATAATGGAAAATTAGTATTTTAAACAGCAACACTATCCAGACTAAGTTACCATTCAATGGATCCTGATTTCCAGGGATATCAATGCGACTAAATGTTGTTGATCCAGACAGTGGTTGATGATTTCGAGCCTGATTAAGTGTGAGATTTATCAATTCACCAACATCCTTTAGCACCTGCTCATTGAGACAATCCTTAACTGCTCAGTTTGTCATTCAGAAAGCTTCAAAGATTCACAAGCAATAGATGGATAACAGTTTGTAGCCTAACCTTCATAGGTATCCGCCCCTTGCCAATGAACTTTGCAAGATCAAGCATCACATGGTCCACGCTGCGCAGACCTTGAAGCTTAGCCTTTTTGTTAGGTGAAGTATTTCCGTCACCACCAGCTATGCGTTTGTTGTCATCTTCCTCCTCTACAGTAAAGGTAAATGACAAGCGGCCCCGTTTCTCTAGCCTTGCTGGGACCCGAAGCAGGTCCTTTGGTTGGGAACCAGGGGAAAATTTTGACACCAAGCTTCCAACAACTACCTTAACTGCAATTTGACTCTGCTCTTCGCCATAAGGAATTCCATTATCAGCATTCAATACAATATTGTcctcatcatcattttcatctttaACTTCATCATCAGCATCAGTACTTTCTAGCTCAATGTCctgttcttcatcttcttcctcaATTATTTGTTCAACGACCTTAGATATAAGATCCCTGTCAACCTTCCCTGGTGCAGTTACTTTCAGAACTTTGACCTTCACACCAGGGATCAGGTCTCGCAGGGTATTCTCAAGACTAGAGTCATCATCCCTCTCATCACTATCCGTTGAATCCTCAGCATTTTCTTCCAACAGGCCACTTCTGTCCTCAGTTGAACCGAGAGAATCAAAGTTACTGGTACCAGTTGATGTTTTGAAAGGAGGAATAGGAAAATCCAACGGAGCTTTCCTCCGTTTCAAGTAAACAGCCTGACATGCAAATTAAATTCCCAAAATTACATGTGAAAGAAACAAGATATCTCACTATCAAATTTAAATATTACAGAAGACCCAAATCTATCTACATGCTTCAGGAACATGTTTATTGAACTGAACAATGGCTAAGAAGCTGAATATCAAGTGAAGAGAAGGGAAAAAGGTATGGCATCCTCTTCGACTGCATGCATGTTTCTCAAACAGACACAAGAAAACTAAACTACTGTTCTCCAGCCTTTGATGAAGCATTAATATCAAATGCTACCAAACTTGCCCTAGTTATCCACTTAGTGGAGTAGATTTAGGCATAGAATGCATAGTTGCCGGTTTCCTATTATTCAGTGGAAAaagatcacatcatctgtcaGAACCACACCCCAAGCAAATAACATTCAGGTTTAAAACAACCACAATACTCGATGAGTATCATTGTGTAAACAATAAGCTAACATGGaagtaaaacaaaattttatcttCCTCCCTGCATGTGTCATGCATGCTGATAACTCCATGAACACATTTCATTCACCAAATTTTAGCTGGTAAAGAAAGGTACCTGCTGTTTGTATTCACCCTTCTTATTCATGGTAAAGAAAATCTCAAATAATGGGGCGCCATCCTTGGCTGTAGCAAGCTGCCTGACAGTAGAAAACATGATCCCATCAACATTCTCATACTCAATGAGTGAAATAAGCTAAAGCAAGCTTAATAGAAGAGTGGTTAATAGGACAGTGATCAACAGAACCAACGATCCAAGAAAGGGATTAAACAGAAAACTATATCACCATTAGATTGCTTCCTGCAGCTCAAAGGCTGGAGAAAGAGTGCATATTGACTGCTTACTAAGATCAGAGTAGATAACAATGAAAAAATGTGCCTTAAAGAGGAATGGTCAGACAGAGATCCTGCATCAACCACTTTTAACATCCTTAGAATTGCCAGCATCAATCAGACAATGGACTCTATGCTCTACCAAAAAAGTCCATTATATGGATGTGAACTACTTTGGACATCCCTCTGGAAAAAAGGATTCTACTGGTTTAACTTAGCCAAATACCAGGCTGCTCTCAATACATTTTAGACAATTAGATTAGTTTTGGGTTACtattatttccattttttttgggggtttggGGTTTTTTTGGGGGGAGGGTGGAGCAGGTTTTTACTTGTACATTATTGACTACTCCATTAGCATCTTCCACATAAAATAGCCAATCAAACAGAGATCTAAACTAATAAGAATGTCTAGGCATAAAATTGCAAACTTCAACTCTAAAGGTGGTTTACCGTGGACTATAACTTCTAGCAACATATCGCCCATGCTCTGCACTTATGTGAATAATACAACCATAAGGATCATGAGTATCTTCTGAAATACCAGCCCACCACCCCACCTGAAATAGCAGGTCCAGTCAAACCACATTACAAAGGACAGAAAGCAATACACATGCAGGACAAATATAGCATGAGCTATTAACAAGAAGCAACATCGCTAAGAACTCACATTTGCTAGGGTTATCGGTCATGTAAGAAACAGCCTGAAACACATATATTCATGAGTGAATTCAACTCCATATGAGACACCATTGTTCATACCCGAGAGATTGTTATCAATGTGACAAAAAGGACACTTGGCTGATGATGTTCTCCTAATAACCTATTTTCAGatttttcgtttctttcttcATGGTATTTTCCTTACCTAGAAACTTCCAATATTAGGTCTGCAGCAACTCAGGACAAGACCAGACTTGGTTCCGGATCTGGATGTTTCAAGTGATTGGCTCTTAATACAGGCCCATCTACTTGCCAAGATCCACACCCTCTTTTCTAAAATTGGCATGAATATGCTGCTCGCTGACGTAAATCTCAAGGTGGATAAAGACCTTTTTATAAAATCAGCTTTCCATATATTTCTGTATGAAAGAGAGTATATTTACCCGTGTACAAGTGTATGCACAAACATAGGACAATTGTCCAACATACATGACATGTGCGAGCAAGGTTCAGTTAGGTCCATGATGGGTCCACCATATTCACTGCTTAGGTGAATTGGTCAACATCTTGATATGTAAGCTGCAGAACTGGTTTGGGAATAGGCAAAATGCAGCATAGACTAACCCATTGAAAAACCTTTTAAATAGGATTGTAGATTGCATATAATATGGACAACAGACTCAACAAATTACAGTTCTAATACTCCCAAGTGCTACTCTAACTTACCAATCCAGCACCAGCATAATCACGTAGAAGAGCTGCATCTCCATAGCGCTCTTCCTGCACAGCTCTCTGCATCATGCTCCACAAATCAAAGAGAGATAGTGATAACTTATTGTCGTGAaggcaaaaattgaaaaacgaGACATAGATGAACCAACATACAAAATAAATGACACTTGGACAAAAAGCAACAGCAAAAAAAATTCCTACATTCAGGTGTGACATCGCTTTGGCAATTGTATCACTTGTAGCTGCAGCTGCAATTGCCACCTTAAGCCTGGCAGCATCCTCGTAATCCTCTCTATTGATAGCACTAGCTAGCTGAGACTGTGCAGATTAATTGGTGTCATCATTAGCAAGCATACCATGGTTAACCAAAATAGCCTTCAAAATTGCCACATAGACAGATAAAATGACTGACACAGCATAAATGATTGCAGAAATAATCAGCATGATGTTTAAATGCTGAAAGTCTCTGCTCTAATTGGGAAAATTTTACCAACTAAGTTATAATCCATCTTAAAATTACCATAAAAACATCCTTCGGAATCCCACAGCCATTTCAAGGACGACAAAGACAACATCTTCACTCAAATACAAGAGTGTATGGAAAAgtttagaaaaaggaaaaacttaaATCCCAGAAAAGTGTTGATTATATGGCAAAGTTCAAATGTTAGATCAAATATAGAatgtaaaaatttattttgctgCTTTAAGTATTCTCTAACCCCCAAGCCTTGAAGTTTTGGGGGATGAGATGACCTGTTAAAATTTACTTGACACCTAAAAGGATTATAATCAAGGTTAAATCAAAGACAACCCCCTCTGATGTTACTAAATGTTTGATGGTGTTGCAGTCTAGCTATGGCTGATTGCAGCTAACAGTTGCGTACTTCTAGCTCCAGGTTCTCAAAAATCAGGGGCCACACATGTCACAACCCAGTAGAGTAGTTAGGGATGTCCCATCCCAACATTATTTCCCAcagtaagaaaaataaagtgtATTGAGGTATCATGGGCTTTGGAAATGCAGAAATGAGCTGTTGAGTAGATGACATGGTCTGTGGCTTTTATTAGTAAAACAATAATAGCAGCCCATTCCTTCAACAAAA
This portion of the Coffea arabica cultivar ET-39 chromosome 2e, Coffea Arabica ET-39 HiFi, whole genome shotgun sequence genome encodes:
- the LOC113731617 gene encoding nicotinamidase 1-like isoform X2, giving the protein MVLQTLDIVKNEIPIEEESVVISEDTNAGLVLVDIINGFCTVGAGNLAPREASRQISQMIDESAKLARVFCDNKWPVLAFLDSHHPDRLEHPYPPHCISGTDESNLVPALRWLEKEPNVIIRRKDCYDGYIGSFQEDGSNVFVDWVKKNNIQVLLVVGICTDICVLDFVCSTLSAKTRGLLTPLEEVVVYSRGCATFDFPASMAKNAKDVLAHPQLPELPRNISLTIFFHGRS
- the LOC140036800 gene encoding protein EXECUTER 1, chloroplastic-like, with product MASIAPPTFPSPSTRTDPNPHKLNFSNSVFSSSSRLKRASSNFNSHHHSLSRVSRSDSVLCRCNKSGIPDNPSEGDDSLVRGWDSAIQDVFRKTMKRFDDYVNSFWNQDVRVGSGVKGGIDYGGVELEDWDWERWRKHFSDVDEQERIVSVLKSQLASAINREDYEDAARLKVAIAAAATSDTIAKAMSHLNRAVQEERYGDAALLRDYAGAGLVGWWAGISEDTHDPYGCIIHISAEHGRYVARSYSPRQLATAKDGAPLFEIFFTMNKKGEYKQQAVYLKRRKAPLDFPIPPFKTSTGTSNFDSLGSTEDRSGLLEENAEDSTDSDERDDDSSLENTLRDLIPGVKVKVLKVTAPGKVDRDLISKVVEQIIEEEDEEQDIELESTDADDEVKDENDDEDNIVLNADNGIPYGEEQSQIAVKVVVGSLVSKFSPGSQPKDLLRVPARLEKRGRLSFTFTVEEEDDNKRIAGGDGNTSPNKKAKLQGLRSVDHVMLDLAKFIGKGRIPMKVLKDVGELINLTLNQARNHQPLSGSTTFSRIDIPGNQDPLNGLYIGAHGLYTSEVIHLRRKFGQWKEDGRKEEPPNVGFYEYVEAVKLTGDPYVPAGQIAFRAKVGNRYQLPHKGIIPEEFGVVARYRGQGRLAEPGFRNPRWVDGELVILDGKYIKGGPVVGFVYWAPEFHFLVFFNRLRLHR
- the LOC113731617 gene encoding nicotinamidase 1-like isoform X1, which translates into the protein MVLQTLDIVKNEIPIEEESVVISEDTNAGLVLVDIINGFCTVGAGNLAPREASRQISQMIDESAKLARVFCDNKWPVLAFLDSHHPDRLEHPYPPHCISGTDESNLVPALRWLEKEPNVIIRRKDCYDGYIGSFQEDGSNVFVDWVKKNNIQVLLVVGICTDICVLDFVCSTLSAKTRGLLTPLEEVVVYSRGCATFDFPASMAKNAKDVLAHPQELMHHVGLYMAKGRGAKIAREVSIGAVKNA